The sequence aagaaaacattattaaaaactccaattttcaggATCTCAATTCTATCAACTTGGACCAAGAAATCGAGCCAACTGCTGATAACATCAAACTTGTTGCGCTTTTCTTCTTAACAACAATCACCGGAGCAGTTATCGCAGTGTACCGTCATGCTTTTGGAGCAGCTCTTTTAGTTCTCACACAAGTTGTCATGTGCTTTGGAGTTTTCAACTTGTTCTCAAAACCAATGATTATAGTCACTCTGGAGAAGTTCGGCTCGGAAGAGAATTTCCTCGAATCACAGTTTTTACTAGGATTTTACAACTGCCTGGTCACTTTTGCTTGTTGTTTGGTGTACTTTTTGCCAACGGTTCTTGGAATTTGGTTCATGTACTGCACGGTGATAGTTATGCTAGTTTTTATGGGATTCAAAGTAAGCGGAACTTAAGGTTATCAgtattcatattttgaaataaaactggATATGGTCAgggtagtagtactgtaggggtactgtaggatttcagagtttggggttagtgggggGCG comes from Caenorhabditis elegans chromosome X and encodes:
- the T26C11.8 gene encoding XK-related protein (Partially confirmed by transcript evidence), translated to MSAPSNKTTSWWSDTKHVFHTCTKGYEAKMINVVGYSILQVLLDLTVLQLMLRFSITSYRLDSKDLNSINLDQEIEPTADNIKLVALFFLTTITGAVIAVYRHAFGAALLVLTQVVMCFGVFNLFSKPMIIVTLEKFGSEENFLESQFLLGFYNCLVTFACCLVYFLPTVLGIWFMYCTVIVMLVFMGFKIYEEQDANIVTSSQANVSTSSSDRSTPAETDYFSDNSSI